The DNA segment TTGGACTGTCCCAGTCCAGTTTTCATAATCGCTGTGCACTGGAACGGGGTAAGTCTCAACTTGTACTGCCCCCCTCCTGACTTGACTGGCCTCGCCATTTGCACTCCTTGTTGTTGACCTCATGACATTATCAATAGGAAGAAAATTAAACCATTTTAGAATGCAGCCTGGGTTTCAGTTCCTTCTTGTCCTCGTCATCACATGAGGTAGCTTCATGTTGCCTTGCAATTATCCTTGCACGTTTTGCAAGAACTGTTTTTATAAGTCTGAAGATTATTTGCCACGAATAAATAACTACATTTTTATCAAACGATCGATACCATGTAAACCATCCACTGACACATCCTCTGTTGCAGACACCCACATAACGATGATCAGGAATTTTGTGTCAAACGGCCCACTATTCATCTATGCGTCTATCTATGCacccatcaatcaatcaatcaatcaatcaatcaatcaatcaatcaatcaatcctcTGTCTTTCGGTCTCACACTCTACTTTCCAAGGCGCGCACTACAcgtatacaaatataaagttcaAAACAATAACCTTATAATGCATTGCACATAGTATAAATAGGAAATTGTATGTTTGGTTACTTCAAACACAATCGAAACAGTTTTCACCACCGAATGGGGCAGAGCGTCCACACTACAATCACAACCAGACCCACGTCCACATCCTGACAGCTGATGAGCCGCTCCACCAACCAGCACCGGAGGGATGGCGGCATTGTttacaacacagcacaacataAAAACCGTGACCCGGAGAACGCTCATTGACGGATGAGATCCACCCGGGATCATGTCGGCGAAACTCCGCCTCAGCCTGCCTGCCCGACAAGGAAGCTAACGCTAGCCACATTAGCAGCCCACTAACGTACTGCGGAGGGTAGCACTACTCCAACCGGCGGGTGTGTTAACCGGTGTAGGCCCGGACAGGGGCCACCGACCCCGGGGGGGACGGCGGGACCCCCGTGTGAGAGGGCCGTGTGTCGGTGCGTTGGGGGCTTGCCGTGTCCACTCACCAGACGCTCCCGTGTCTTCAGCATCTTCTGGGATCCCACTGCCGTCGCGCGCCTCTGACGGAGCGATCTCGCTTCTCCGGCAGGGGGGCGGAGTCACGTGGCAAGAAGATTCCACTCCGACCGTGGGACAGATTGGCCCCGCCCAGAGactctggccccgcccacctcgtCAGACATAATAGTCACTACATGAACCTCATCCCATGGCGGGTCTATCTCCTGGAAGATGTTCTACAGACcatggaccaggaggagacaaGCCTCCTTCTCCAGCCCATGTGGTCATACTGTAAAAAGCGCCCTATATCCAGGTCAGGTGTTCCTTCAGTggcccaccagggggcgccctAGATCAGACGATCCTCCAGTGAACCACCAGGGGATGCTGTAGTCCAGATCCGCCCTGACCCGGAATCACAACAACTCCTGCTCCAGGACAGACAGTCCGCAGATAGTATCGCTCACTTCGGCTGTTAATGCGACACAAAGTTTCTTCTATAATGACCCTCAGACAGCCCTAGAGCATTAAGGAGAAACATCTCGAACCCTGACATGGTCCCGGTTCTCCCGTCTCTCCGCTGTCACCCCTGCTCAGCTAGCCCATCATTCACCCCCCCACCGCCGGGCCAGCGAGTCAACAACAACCGTCTACCGCCGCATCGCCTGGTAACTTCACGCTTTTGCAGCGATCTAACATCATGGTGTGAACGGATTTGAAGTTGTGGCAGTAGTTGATGTGGTCTAAAACAGTGAGCTCTCAGCTAAAAGAGCATTATTAAAAATGTATCTTCTCTGAGCGCATGTCATGTGACTCCCCTCCTGAGAGCCCATTTCCTCGGCcccgtgttgttttgttgttctgcATTGGATGAATGCCATCGTTTGTGCTCAGAACTCAGCAGTATTTAGTACTCTTAGCACTTAGTACTCAGTGCGGTTCAAGTTAAACTCAGGAGCTGTCCAACCTCTCCTTAGCTCTGAGCGGAGCCGCGATGGGGAACCAGTTGGCGGGCATCGCGCCCTCACAGATCCTGTCGGTGGACAGCTACTTCTCCGACATCCACGACCACGAGTATGACAAGAGCCTGGGCAGCACGCGCTTCTTCAAGGTAGCCCGCGCCAAGCACCGcgaggggctggtggtggtgaaggtctTCGCCATCCAGGACCCCTCGCTGCCCCTGACCAGCTACaagcaggagctggaggagctcaAGATCCGCCTCCACTCGGCCCAGAACTGCCTGCCCTTCCAGAAAAACTCCCTGACGGAGAAGGCCGCCATCCTGTTCCGGCAGTACGTCCGGGACAACCTGTACGACCGCATCAGCACGCGCCCCTTCCTGAACGGCGTGGAGAAGCGCTGGCTGGCGTTCCAGATCCTGACGGCCGTGGACCAGGCCCACAAGGCGGGCGTGCGGCACGGCGACATCAAGACGGAGAACGTCATGGTGACCAGCTGGAACTGGGTGCTGCTGACGGACTTCGCCAGCTTCAAGCCCACCTTCCTGCCCGAGGACAACCCCGCCGACTTCAACTACTTCTTCGACACGTCGCGGCGCCGCACCTGCTACATCGCACCGGAGCGCTTCGTGGACGGCAGCATGTTCACGGCGGAGAACGATCAGACCACGCCCCTGGTGGACCTCTCCAACAACAACCAGCGCAGCCGCGGGGACCTCCGGCCCACCATGGACATCTTCTCAGCAGGTAGccccccccggctccccccccctcccccccggctcCCTGCACCCTGTCCCCTACCCATAATGCACCCTGTCTCCACCCATAATGCCCCCTGTTCCCTACCCATAATGCCCTCTGTCCCCTGCAGGCTGTGTGATCGCGGAGCTCTTCACGGAGGGGGTGCCGCTCTTTGACCTCTCCCAGCTGCTGGCGTACCGCAAGGGGCAGTTCCAGACGGAGCACGTCCTGATGAAGATAGAGGACGAGAACGTCAGAGAActggtacacagacacactcacgtcTACAGCGAGGGCGCTCAGCAGACGCTGTTATCCAAAGCGCCTTTCAACAATATAaacaagagaaacaacaatatatctctgtcagtacagtacggatgttcatagaaccaagtgccaagcactaaccatcactaggttaacccattccctgtaaacaccagagatagctaggagaagatgctacacaagGCTCTTTGGATGTACCATCTGCTAACAGCTATCAGAACAGCCGTTATTATAGTTATCATGGAGATGGTTACTCTGGTACAGTGACTGTTGTTACAGTGACACTGCTACAGTGGAGTAACCTTCTAGCCACCAACCACCAGATTTGAACAGTTTGACAGCTACCATGGTAACTACAGTAACAGTTCCTACGTTTCTAAGGCGTAGGAACTGTTTGAAGGTACCATGGTAACTGTATTAAAGGTGTATGAACCGCCAAACCTCCGAACACCGTAACTGTTCGATGGTGACCATGGTAACTGAAGTAAAGGTGTATCAACCGCCATACATCCGAACACCGTAACTGTTTGACGGTTACCATGGTaactccttcccccccccccccccccccccctcccctaggtGATGCAGATGATCCAGCGCGAGCCGGACAAGAGGCAGTCGGCGGAGGACTACCTGAGGCAGCAACGGGGGCGGGCCTTCCCCGACATCTTCTACAGCTTCCTGCAGCCGTACATGGCGCAGTTCGCCAAGGAGACCTTCCAGTCGGCCGACGAGCGCATCCTGGTCATCAGGAAGGACCTGGACAACATCCTGCTCAACCTccgaggaggtgtgtgtgtgtgtgtgtgtgtgcgtgtgtgtgtgtgtgtgtgtgtgtgtgggtgtgggtgtgtgtgcgtgtgtgcgcatgcgtgcctTTGTTCTTGTCTGTCCGTGTctatggtatgtgtgtgtgtgtatggatatgccgtgttcttgtttttgtgtctgtgtctatggtgtgtgtgtgtttgtgtgttcttgtgtgtccgtgtctgttgtgtgtgtgtgtgttcttgtgtgtctgtgtctgtggtgtgtgtgtgtgtgtgtgtatggatatgccgtgttcttgtttttgtgtgtgtgtgtgtgtgtgtgcttatgagCCTATCCTGATGTccttgtgcgtgtttgcgtcTGCTTGACCCCAgggagctcctcctccctctcctccctctcctccggcGGGGAGAAGGTGTGCCAGGAGGAGGGCTCCGTGGCGGTGGGCCCCCGGGAGGAGCAGGGCCTGACGGTGCTGGTGTCGGTCATCACGTCCTGCCTCCAGACGCTGGGCTGCTGCGACGCCAAGCTGGCGGCGCTGGAGCTGGTGCTGCACCTGGCGCCGCGGCTGGCCgtggacgtgctgctggacCGCATCGCGCCCTACCTGCTGCACTTCTGCGGCGACGGGGTGCCGCGCGTCCGGGCTCAGGCCGTGCGCACGCTGGCCAAGGTGCTGGCGCTGGTGAAGGAGGTGCCGCGCAACGACGTCAACATCTACCCCGAGTACATCCTGCCCGGCATCGCCCACCTGGCCCAGGACGAGGCCACGGTGGTGAGGCTGGCCTACGCAGGtaacccccccagacccccaagGCACCCTCCAGGCTCAGGGTGACTGCTGGGGGCTTGACCTGCTGTTACCGTGACGACCCCTGTGTTTGACCTGCTGTTACCCTGACGACCCGTGTGTTTGACCTGCTGTTACCGCGACGACCCGTGTGTTTGACCTGCGGTTACCGTGACGACCCGTGTGTTTGACCTGCTGTTACCGTGACGACCCGTGTGTTTGACCTGCTGTTACCGTGACGACCCCTGTGTTTGACCTGCTGATACCCTGACGACCGTTGTGTTTGACCTGCTATTATCGTGACGACCCGTGTGTTTGACCTGCCGTTACCGTGACGACCCGTGTGTTTGACCTGCTGTTTCCTTGACGACCTGCTGTTACCGcgttaacctgtgtgtgtgaccggtTGTTACCTTGACCCCCTGCTAAGACCATCCGTTTCCATGAAGACTAtctgtttccatgacgacctGCTATCACCGTGACTATCTATGTTTCATCCTTGCCCTGCTGTTACCCagacaacctgtgtgtgtgacctgtgtGTTTGCCCGGCGGTTCCCCTGacgacctgtgtgtgtgacctgtgtgtgtgacctgtgtgtgtgacccgTGTGTTTGCCCGGCGGTTCCCCTgacgacctgtgtgtgtgtgtgtgttcggcggCGGCCCAGAGAACATCGCCCACCTGGCGGAGACGGCGCTGCGCTTCCTGGAGCTGGTGCAGGAGAACCAGGTGGTGCCGGAGGGCggcctggaggaggcggaggaggctcTCCACCCCAGCGACAACTACGACTCCGGtacgctccccctctctcccgcctcctcctccccctcctcctcctccccctctctcccgccgcctcctcctcctccacctctctcccgcctcctcctcctcctccacctctctcccgccccctcctccctctccctcgtccCGGCCGTGGTGGCGTGCTGAGACCGGGACACCCCTGGGTTTGTGTAAcacgtatcccccccccccccccccccccccccagagctgcAGGCGCTCCACGAGATGGTGCAGCAGAAGGTGGTGACGCTGCTCAGCGACCCGGAGAACATCGTGAAGCAGTCGCTGATGGAGAACGGCATCACGCGACTCTGCGTGTTCTTCGGCCGGCAGAAGGCCAACGACGTGCTGCTGTCTCACATGATCACCTTCCTCAACGACAAGAACGACTGGCACCTCCGGGGGGGCTTCTTCGACAGCATCGTGGGTCAGTGGGGCCTAGGGGCGGGGCCTCAGGGGCGGGGACTCAGGGGCGGGGCCTAGGGGCGGGGCCTCAGCGGCGGGGCCAGGGCGCGGTGAGGCGCAGGGGTTTGGGGCCGGCGGGGAACAGCCCGGCCTGGGCTTCGGTGCTCATACCCGGTCAATACTGTTTAAGGACGCACGTTGAAGTGTGAACACATTTTTCTACGATTTTAAAATCTGGAAACGGAAAGCAGCTCTGGTTCATGCTAGGTAGCTCATGGAAGCAGAAGTATTCGACACGCAGGTCGATTTCTCAACCAATGTAGAAAAAAGTAAATGGAAAGAGAATCGGACGCTCACAATccagttgtgtgtgtctgtggacgtGTGTCTAATGgtcttccctgtgtgtgtgtgtgtgtgtgtgtgtgtgtgtgtgtgcgtgtgtgtccaggcGTGGCTGCGTACGTGGGCTGGCAGAGCTCGTCCATCCTGAAGCCCCTGCTGCAGCAGGGTCTGAGCGACGCGGAGGAGTTTGTGATCTACAAGGCGCTCAACGCGCTGACCTGCATGTGCCAGCTGGGCCTGCTGCAGAAGCCTCACATCTACGAGTTCGTCAGCGACATCGGTGGGTTCCCATTGGCTGACGCCTCTGTCATGTGATGTGTTGGTGTGAAATGTTATGTTGGTGTGGTCTATCGTTGATATATTCAGATTTTCCGTTCGCTTTATTTGTTGTCATAAGGTATTTATGAATCCGATAAGATACAACAGATTCATCCCAAGCAGTAAATAAGGGTGAAACAAAAAGGataatgttaataaatgtttaagaatatgcatatatgtacacttttatttccataattgtattattttattttgtttctggACATTCTTTCAGTTTGACTGATAGTCAGTCTGCATCGGGTCCTCTGTGTTCAGTGTTCCTGATGTTCCTCAGTGTTCCTGATTTTCCTCAGTGTTCCTGATGTTCCTCAGTGTTCCTGATGTCCCTCACTGTTCCTCAGTGTTCCTGCTGTCCCTCAGTGTTCCTGATGTCCCTCATGTTCCTCAGTGTTCCTGCTGTCCCTCAGTATTCCTGATGAGTGTTCCTGATGAGTGTTCCTGATGTCGTGTTCTGTGTTCCAGCTCCGTTCCTCTGCCACCCCAACCTGTGGATCCGCTACGGGGCGGTGGGCTTCATCACGGTGGTGGCCCAGCGCCTCAGCGTGGCCGACGTCTACTGCAAGCTGATGCCCCACCTCTCGCCCTTTATCACCCAGCCCATCATACAGGTCagaccccctcctcttcatcacccctcctcctcctctcctccaccccatcTTAATGAGGAAGGAGTGCTGGTGGTTTCATGGTGAATGAGTGAACAGCctggttgtgttgtggtgaatgagtgaacagcctggttgtgttgtggtgaATGAGTGAACAGCCTGGCTATGGTGAATGAGTGAACTTCTGGCTGTGTTGTGGTGAATGAGTGAACAGTCCGGTTggggtgaatgagtgaacctCCGGCTGTGCTGTGGTGAATGAGTGAACAGTCTGGTTGTGGTGAATGAGTGAACAGTCTGGTTGTGGTGAATGAGTGACCCTCTGGCTGTGTTgtggtgaatgagtgaacctCTGGCTgtggtgaatgagtgaacctCTGGCTGTGGTGCATGAGTGAACCTCTGGCTGCGCGgtggtgaatgagtgaacctCTGGCTGCGCGgtggtgaatga comes from the Gadus chalcogrammus isolate NIFS_2021 chromosome 6, NIFS_Gcha_1.0, whole genome shotgun sequence genome and includes:
- the pik3r4 gene encoding phosphoinositide 3-kinase regulatory subunit 4: MGNQLAGIAPSQILSVDSYFSDIHDHEYDKSLGSTRFFKVARAKHREGLVVVKVFAIQDPSLPLTSYKQELEELKIRLHSAQNCLPFQKNSLTEKAAILFRQYVRDNLYDRISTRPFLNGVEKRWLAFQILTAVDQAHKAGVRHGDIKTENVMVTSWNWVLLTDFASFKPTFLPEDNPADFNYFFDTSRRRTCYIAPERFVDGSMFTAENDQTTPLVDLSNNNQRSRGDLRPTMDIFSAGCVIAELFTEGVPLFDLSQLLAYRKGQFQTEHVLMKIEDENVRELVMQMIQREPDKRQSAEDYLRQQRGRAFPDIFYSFLQPYMAQFAKETFQSADERILVIRKDLDNILLNLRGGSSSSLSSLSSGGEKVCQEEGSVAVGPREEQGLTVLVSVITSCLQTLGCCDAKLAALELVLHLAPRLAVDVLLDRIAPYLLHFCGDGVPRVRAQAVRTLAKVLALVKEVPRNDVNIYPEYILPGIAHLAQDEATVVRLAYAENIAHLAETALRFLELVQENQVVPEGGLEEAEEALHPSDNYDSELQALHEMVQQKVVTLLSDPENIVKQSLMENGITRLCVFFGRQKANDVLLSHMITFLNDKNDWHLRGGFFDSIVGVAAYVGWQSSSILKPLLQQGLSDAEEFVIYKALNALTCMCQLGLLQKPHIYEFVSDIAPFLCHPNLWIRYGAVGFITVVAQRLSVADVYCKLMPHLSPFITQPIIQMDKELVLLSVLKEPVSRSIFDYALRSKDIASLFRHLLLRLKKRAGLIPECPAPEDPAIAQLLKKLLSQGMTEPEEDKLLALKEFMLKSNKAKAVVGEQGSQGEAAQTGVIDLALLGISGRQVDLVKPKAEPDDKKAKKHTKQQDSTMNEEWRSMFGSQEPASSLVPTAPDGPLSAGRRAVAAAAPVVQAAPGGSAYQRRLNTCKAELQQLVQQKREQCSAERMAKQMMESAEWESRPPPPGWHPKGLLVAHLHEHRAAVNRIRVSDEHSIFATASNDGTVKVWDSQKMEGKTTTTRSVLTYSRIGGHVKTLTFVGGSHYLAAASDNGCIQLLAVEANKPPKSPKVQPYQSRVLDLQGDGCVVDIHHFNSGAQSVLAYATVNGGLVGWDLRCHTNAWTLRHDLRLGLITSFSVDMHQCWLCLGTSNGTMACWDMRFQLPISNHSHPARSRIRRLLMHPLYQSSVIAAVQGNNEVSMWDMETGDRKFTLWASSTPPLSEMQPSPHSVHGIYCSPADGNPLLLTAGSDMRIRFWDLAYPERSYIVAGGANDSLHCPSVLYSRKIIEGTEVVQEIHSKQKSGAPEDTPRRGPESLPVGHHDIITDIATFQTTQGFIVTSSRDGIVKVWK